A region from the Kineothrix sp. IPX-CK genome encodes:
- a CDS encoding DUF262 domain-containing protein, whose amino-acid sequence MSENNKTKKQTLKERLAHERQQGILSIEKTLQYLNEPTYYFTVGQEVVYASLKNCVIKEVLYNGKVYGLTGKAISNNYGHPYTYQIYRVAPWMDIRPVSHENTSFANNQISKLTFQNSSLESLLHLNYYFGIDTKSDYQREDVWEQKDKELLIDSIFHNIDLGKIALNHLPKEERLKRNADYEIIDGKQRLNALIDYYENKFEYKGKSYNNLSWMDKRIFKNHPIRMAIAEEAQTKDILKYFLMLNRAGKELEGLHLEKVKRMLEESEPVLL is encoded by the coding sequence ATGTCTGAAAATAATAAAACAAAAAAACAAACATTAAAGGAAAGGCTGGCACACGAAAGGCAGCAGGGTATTTTATCGATAGAAAAGACTCTGCAATACTTAAATGAGCCCACCTATTATTTTACCGTGGGACAGGAGGTAGTATACGCAAGCCTGAAAAACTGCGTCATCAAGGAAGTGTTATATAACGGAAAGGTATATGGTCTTACCGGCAAAGCGATCAGTAACAATTACGGACATCCATATACATACCAGATATACAGGGTTGCGCCATGGATGGATATAAGGCCCGTTTCACATGAGAATACGAGCTTTGCCAACAATCAGATCTCCAAGCTGACTTTCCAGAACTCTTCTTTAGAAAGTCTCCTTCATCTAAATTATTATTTTGGCATCGATACGAAGTCGGATTACCAGAGGGAGGACGTCTGGGAGCAAAAGGACAAGGAACTTCTCATCGACAGTATTTTCCACAATATCGATTTGGGCAAGATTGCTTTAAATCACCTTCCCAAGGAGGAACGCCTTAAACGGAATGCGGATTACGAAATCATCGACGGTAAGCAGCGTCTTAACGCGCTCATCGATTACTATGAAAATAAATTTGAATATAAGGGAAAATCTTATAATAACTTAAGCTGGATGGATAAACGGATATTCAAAAACCATCCCATCCGTATGGCCATTGCCGAAGAAGCACAGACAAAGGACATATTAAAATATTTTCTAATGCTCAATCGTGCCGGAAAAGAGTTGGAAGGGCTTCACCTCGAAAAGGTCAAGAGAATGCTGGAGGAATCCGAGCCCGTTCTTTTATGA
- a CDS encoding glycine betaine ABC transporter substrate-binding protein, whose product MIKKLTLLIGVLFMIGIFGGCGGDQKAKSSIVIYDGQFSEMKIIHQMVKLLVEEHTDARVEIRDEMSPVNNYRDLVAGGGSDLMNSYDGTLLTTYLKVDVSEVPEDKTLYEYANELSSEKDKVHLLDPLGHENTYAVAVTQAMADEYGLETISDLIDLAPGLVFGAEHEFFSEEGSMKYGPFTKFYGLDFKEGKAIDMALKYSAIENGNIDVTEVYSTDGMNKKVGLKVLKDDLKFFPEYNDALLVRNDLFERFQDIAPNLEEVLNMLGGRFTNEIMTNLTYEVDVNGKTPEEVAKTFLIEQGLLE is encoded by the coding sequence ATGATAAAAAAATTAACATTATTAATAGGCGTACTTTTTATGATTGGAATATTTGGGGGATGCGGCGGAGATCAAAAAGCTAAAAGCTCTATTGTAATTTACGACGGTCAGTTTTCTGAGATGAAGATTATCCATCAGATGGTAAAATTGCTGGTGGAAGAGCACACAGACGCTAGGGTGGAAATCCGTGATGAAATGTCTCCTGTCAACAACTACCGAGATCTGGTTGCGGGGGGCGGGAGCGATCTTATGAACAGCTATGACGGCACTCTGCTCACCACTTATTTAAAGGTGGATGTATCGGAGGTGCCGGAAGATAAGACGCTTTACGAATATGCTAATGAGCTTTCCAGCGAAAAGGATAAAGTGCACTTACTTGATCCCCTGGGACATGAAAATACGTATGCGGTTGCGGTGACGCAGGCGATGGCCGATGAGTACGGACTTGAAACTATCAGTGATTTAATTGATTTGGCACCCGGGCTGGTGTTTGGCGCCGAGCATGAATTCTTCAGTGAGGAAGGAAGTATGAAATACGGTCCCTTTACCAAATTTTACGGCCTTGATTTTAAAGAGGGAAAAGCAATTGATATGGCGTTAAAATACTCTGCTATCGAAAACGGAAACATTGATGTGACGGAGGTGTATTCCACTGACGGTATGAATAAAAAAGTGGGGCTCAAGGTGTTAAAGGATGATTTAAAATTCTTTCCAGAATATAATGATGCCCTGCTAGTGCGCAACGATCTGTTTGAGCGGTTTCAGGATATCGCTCCCAATCTGGAGGAGGTTCTCAATATGCTGGGCGGTCGGTTTACCAATGAGATTATGACCAATCTGACCTATGAGGTGGATGTGAACGGAAAAACTCCCGAAGAGGTTGCAAAGACATTTCTTATTGAGCAGGGTCTTCTGGAATAA
- a CDS encoding ATP-binding protein has product MQLLALASLILYDIFILLYFKTIFPHKRRHWIFYISAVGINIGVTILSYLFLEHRFSVYLMMGSMMFAFYLLFRGNWVQILYAGSIYMFSLYSSRGIIMSIYSIALHISIKEVLHNDIYYHTIFVLAIFLSILVSLFIRKVILPDNKAKYLFNNSVQLRFVVIYLFFQLLFLTLINDARYHDDIRQTWLSSLYLGSCIISKVWLVFVFSHTAKVSELLEYELHTRKLQEQLSRQVRHYQSYRKFTESYRMFRHDYEKLMASVKTMLRNQEYGKATRILDDIHDTMQRDVLVHKTYSNNILLDAILQDAANVCEEKGIRFSAHVHLPESVSMTELDIVHVFSNIIDNSIEACDKVSGQERFVEVISRGTKEWAIVEVSNSFNGELLMENGEPKTTKDNKDYHGFGLRIVKETIETLGGLLFIETDQLKRIFKIRVCIPKASSRRQNSLIVQ; this is encoded by the coding sequence ATGCAGTTATTAGCGCTCGCTTCACTTATTTTATACGATATATTTATCCTTCTATATTTTAAAACAATCTTTCCGCATAAGAGAAGACACTGGATTTTTTATATATCCGCGGTTGGTATTAATATTGGCGTTACCATATTATCCTATTTGTTTCTGGAACACCGATTCAGCGTCTATCTCATGATGGGTTCTATGATGTTTGCGTTCTATCTGTTGTTTAGAGGCAACTGGGTGCAAATCTTATATGCAGGCAGCATCTACATGTTTTCCTTATACAGCAGCCGGGGAATTATCATGTCTATTTATTCCATAGCTTTGCATATCAGCATAAAAGAGGTTCTTCATAATGACATTTATTATCATACAATATTTGTATTGGCTATATTTCTTTCCATACTAGTCAGCCTGTTCATCCGTAAGGTAATACTTCCGGATAATAAAGCAAAGTATTTGTTCAATAACAGTGTTCAGCTTAGATTTGTAGTCATTTATCTATTTTTCCAGTTGTTATTTCTCACGCTCATAAATGATGCGCGGTATCATGATGATATCAGGCAAACCTGGCTTTCTTCCTTATATTTGGGTTCCTGTATTATAAGTAAAGTGTGGCTGGTGTTTGTCTTTAGCCATACGGCCAAAGTATCCGAATTGCTTGAGTACGAGTTGCACACCCGCAAGCTGCAAGAACAGCTTTCCCGCCAGGTGCGGCATTATCAGTCATACCGAAAATTTACAGAAAGCTATCGAATGTTCCGGCATGATTACGAGAAATTGATGGCTTCCGTCAAAACCATGCTACGCAATCAGGAATATGGAAAAGCCACCCGAATATTGGACGATATACATGATACGATGCAACGGGACGTACTTGTTCACAAAACCTATTCCAATAATATATTGTTGGATGCCATCTTGCAGGATGCGGCCAACGTCTGTGAAGAAAAAGGTATCCGCTTTTCAGCACATGTTCATCTCCCTGAAAGTGTTTCAATGACCGAGCTGGATATTGTTCATGTTTTCTCAAATATAATAGATAACTCAATAGAAGCCTGTGATAAAGTATCCGGTCAGGAACGGTTTGTTGAGGTCATAAGCCGGGGAACTAAGGAGTGGGCGATTGTTGAAGTTTCCAATTCATTTAACGGTGAACTGTTAATGGAAAACGGCGAACCGAAAACTACAAAAGACAATAAAGATTATCACGGCTTTGGATTACGAATTGTGAAGGAGACAATTGAAACATTAGGAGGGCTACTATTCATAGAAACAGATCAATTAAAAAGAATCTTCAAAATAAGGGTGTGTATCCCTAAAGCTTCCTCCCGACGCCAGAATTCTCTCATAGTCCAATAG
- a CDS encoding LytTR family DNA-binding domain-containing protein, which translates to MLTIYLCDDNQETVNQYARLLKKISKKNNVDVIISSFDSGEGLLFHLFDSPNQADIIYLDILMGKLNGMDTGKKLRELGCKSEIIYLTTSEDYVFDAYDISPVNYLVKDKTSTVRFEEVFLRAVTLAQKKENDMFVCESGNVQKVIPIKEISFFEIWKRVVTVHYNGNETVSFYSTMEQLEGQLIHKGFVRIHRSYIVNLPYIANFGQNSLGLKTGVEIPIGVTYMKQVRQAFREYINRASIHDY; encoded by the coding sequence ATGTTGACAATATATCTATGTGATGACAATCAGGAAACCGTTAATCAATACGCCCGACTGCTTAAAAAAATATCGAAGAAAAACAATGTAGATGTTATAATTTCATCTTTTGATAGCGGCGAGGGGTTACTGTTTCATCTGTTCGATTCGCCGAATCAGGCGGATATCATCTATCTTGATATCCTCATGGGCAAGCTGAACGGAATGGATACCGGTAAGAAACTGAGGGAGCTGGGATGCAAGTCGGAAATTATTTATCTGACCACGAGTGAAGATTATGTATTCGATGCTTACGATATTTCTCCGGTCAATTATCTGGTGAAAGATAAAACTTCCACTGTAAGATTTGAAGAAGTCTTCCTCCGTGCCGTAACTTTGGCTCAAAAAAAGGAAAACGATATGTTTGTCTGTGAATCAGGCAATGTCCAAAAGGTGATTCCGATCAAAGAAATATCCTTTTTTGAAATCTGGAAACGGGTCGTGACGGTTCATTACAATGGGAATGAAACCGTCAGCTTTTATTCAACAATGGAACAATTGGAAGGCCAGCTGATACATAAGGGCTTTGTCCGTATCCACCGTTCTTACATTGTGAATCTGCCCTATATTGCAAATTTTGGACAAAACAGTCTCGGTTTAAAGACAGGCGTGGAAATTCCAATCGGCGTTACATACATGAAGCAAGTCAGGCAGGCGTTTCGGGAATATATCAACCGTGCCAGTATTCATGATTACTAA
- a CDS encoding peptidylprolyl isomerase has product MAKNKEPQTDVEQKLKTKYDRKMEERKKQEIKDKRKTRIMQVGAIVIGVGIIAAIAGSIVISAVDKHNAINSPYVTIGSYEITEPEYNYYYSATVNNYVSTYSPILSYIGLDTSVDFDEQQYSENLTWKDLFDQMTVEQIKQTKALLDDAAAHEFTHDTTEEYANILSSFSSSAESQSLSLSDFYTTSYGPYATEKRLEPYIKDNILAEAYYNELLSQNVPTDQEIKDYYAEHTQEYDKVDYKSFIVKADIAEDATDEDIERAMLEAKKKADAMMEARQAGEDFKALALENAAEEDKETYQDTETDATLNEGRVYSGIVSTISGWLFDEGRAEGDITVLEDTTDHQYYVVEFINRYYDDATDSTISDTISAERVAQYITGLEESYTVTDNKGELKYLTVDLSAETTEDAATAEDTTTVEDATEADTAE; this is encoded by the coding sequence ATGGCGAAGAACAAGGAGCCACAGACGGATGTTGAACAGAAGTTAAAGACAAAATACGACCGTAAAATGGAAGAAAGAAAGAAACAAGAAATAAAGGACAAGCGCAAGACCAGGATCATGCAGGTTGGTGCAATCGTTATCGGTGTCGGTATCATTGCGGCGATTGCAGGCTCTATTGTTATTTCTGCAGTGGATAAGCATAATGCGATCAACTCTCCTTATGTGACAATAGGAAGTTATGAAATCACAGAGCCGGAATACAATTATTATTACAGTGCCACGGTCAATAACTATGTTTCTACTTATTCTCCCATTCTTTCTTATATTGGTTTAGATACCTCGGTAGATTTCGATGAGCAGCAATATTCGGAGAATCTGACATGGAAGGATTTGTTCGACCAGATGACAGTGGAACAGATTAAGCAGACTAAGGCGTTGCTGGATGACGCTGCAGCTCATGAGTTTACTCATGATACTACTGAAGAATACGCTAACATATTGAGCTCCTTTAGCTCTAGTGCAGAATCCCAGAGTTTATCGCTCAGCGACTTCTATACTACCAGTTACGGACCTTATGCTACGGAAAAAAGATTAGAGCCTTATATCAAGGATAACATTTTAGCGGAAGCATATTATAATGAGCTCCTGAGCCAGAACGTACCTACGGATCAGGAAATAAAAGATTATTATGCAGAGCATACGCAGGAATATGATAAGGTAGATTACAAAAGCTTTATCGTTAAAGCTGATATCGCAGAGGATGCTACGGATGAGGATATCGAAAGGGCGATGTTAGAAGCGAAGAAAAAAGCAGATGCAATGATGGAAGCCCGTCAGGCAGGCGAAGACTTTAAGGCATTGGCTTTGGAAAATGCGGCTGAGGAGGATAAAGAAACCTATCAGGATACAGAGACCGACGCAACTCTTAACGAGGGCAGGGTTTATAGCGGCATAGTGAGCACCATATCCGGCTGGCTTTTTGATGAAGGAAGAGCGGAAGGCGATATTACTGTTTTGGAGGATACTACAGACCATCAATATTATGTTGTGGAGTTTATTAACAGGTATTATGATGATGCTACAGATTCAACCATCTCCGATACGATTTCCGCAGAGAGAGTAGCTCAGTATATTACCGGGCTTGAGGAAAGTTACACCGTAACGGATAACAAAGGCGAGCTGAAATATCTTACCGTAGATCTGAGCGCGGAAACGACGGAAGATGCAGCCACCGCCGAAGATACCACTACTGTCGAAGATGCCACGGAAGCGGATACGGCGGAATAA